The genome window GAATCATTAAGACAGTTAAAAAATAATATTATTCAAGAATACCATCTCCCACAAATCATCACCGATTCTGATGATATTGGAAAACTGATTACTATTACGGAAACCATAGCTATTTATTATCAGAATGTAGAAATAAATCAGTTAAGATTAGGCAATAAAAGATTACCTGAACATATTGTCATTAATACTCAAAAAGAAGAATTTATTATAGGATTTCTTAATATAAGTAGTTCTAGTTTTAGTAGCAGATTACGTAATATTAACGAGTTAGTAAGTGCTAATTCTAAAAGTAAATTTTTGTTATGTAGGGATGAAAGAGAGCCTCAGATAAAAGGTAAAGTTGGCAAGTTAGAAATAGAAAAATTAAATAATACAAAAAACGGTCAATTTATTATTCTCGATGAAACTAGCCGTATTAACTTCGAGTTGGTTTATCAATTAATTATTCAGATTCAAGAGAAAGATTTAGAATTAGATTTAGCAAAATCTTTTTCTTTATTACCTGAAATCTTGGACGAAGATTCTTTGATAACCTTATTACTCAAAAAAATCATTAAAAATTAAAATCAGATTCTGAGTTAAAATATTGAGTCTGTGCAAAACTAACCATCTCCAGCGTTAGTTACTAATTCAGTATATTTATTTATATTCAACATAAAAAACCGTGAAGATTATCTGTTCTCAAAGTGAGCTAAAAAATAACTTATCCTTAGTAAGTCGTGCCGTACCAGGGCGTCCTACCCATCCTATCTTAGCTAATGTGTTATTGGTGGCGGATAGTGAAAAAAATACTGTTACCCTCACTGGGTTTGATTTAAGTTTGGGAATGCGTACCAGTTTTGCGGCGGAAGTTGAGGAAGAAGGTAGTATTACCATCCCTGCTAAATTATTTAATGATATAGTCAGTCGTTTACCTGAAGGGGAAATTACCGTTAGTTTTGATTCTGATGATGTTGATGATAATCCATTAGTTGCGATCGCATCTATGTATGGTAAATTTCAACTTAGGGGAGTATCAGCGGACGAATTTCCAGAATTACCAGCCGTAGAAAAGGAAGAAGCCTTAATGTTGCCCGTAACAGCATTGAGTGAAGGTTTAAAAGGCTCTTTATTTGCCGCTAGTGGTGACGAAGCCAAACAAATTTTAACAGGAATACACCTTACCCGTAACCTCGACACCCTCGAATTTGCCGCCACCGATGGACACCGTTTGGCAGTGGTAAAAACTACCGATGATAAAGAAGTATCGGAGGATGGAGAAGAAACCACCGATGAGGATATTTCCATCAGCGAAGAGCAAAATTTCACCATGACAATTCCAGCCCGGGCTTTACGGGAATTAGAGAGAATTTTAACCATGGCAAA of Cyanobacterium sp. HL-69 contains these proteins:
- the dnaN gene encoding DNA polymerase III beta subunit DnaN, which produces MKIICSQSELKNNLSLVSRAVPGRPTHPILANVLLVADSEKNTVTLTGFDLSLGMRTSFAAEVEEEGSITIPAKLFNDIVSRLPEGEITVSFDSDDVDDNPLVAIASMYGKFQLRGVSADEFPELPAVEKEEALMLPVTALSEGLKGSLFAASGDEAKQILTGIHLTRNLDTLEFAATDGHRLAVVKTTDDKEVSEDGEETTDEDISISEEQNFTMTIPARALRELERILTMAKEEDNVALYVDDGQVVFELGAQNLTSRKLDGAYPNYNQLIPTSFDRTMVVERKRIIESLERVSVLLDQKNNMVKFTLDGKNDQLFLSVEANELGNAKESIVAEITGDDFEIGFNIRYLMDGLKALSSNEITFHFNGAIQPVIVTPLSGLQMKYLIMPVKL